The following are encoded in a window of Penaeus monodon isolate SGIC_2016 chromosome 9, NSTDA_Pmon_1, whole genome shotgun sequence genomic DNA:
- the LOC119576510 gene encoding cuticle protein CP14.6-like: protein MKFAILFALTAVAAAAPENGYSLPEPSTRGVLRAAEVVPILRDERVQEDDGRYNFDIETGDGITASESGSPDGPEGAIVASGQFSYTAPDGSLIEVTYVANEDGFQPEGDHLPVAPEFPHEIPEFVLRQIEKAAEEDALAAASTRDAPSQLYQRPQ from the exons ATGAAGTTT GCAATTCTCTTCGCCCTCACTGCTGTGGCCGCCGCGGCCCCCGAGAATGGCTATTCTCTTCCGGAACCCTCCACAAGGGGAGTACTTAGGGCAGCTGAGGTCGTGCCCATCCTGAGGGACGAACGAGTCCAAGAGGACGACGGCAGGTACAACTTTGACATCGAGACCGGCGATGGCATCACCGCCTCGGAGTCCGGCTCACCTGACGGCCCTGAGGGCGCCATCGTTGCCTCCGGACAATTCTC TTACACTGCTCCCGACGGTAGCCTGATCGAGGTCACATACGTCGCTAACGAGGACGGCTTCCAGCCCGAGGGTGACCACCTGCCAGTGGCTCCCGAATTCCCTCATGAGATTCCCGAGTTCGTGCTCAGGCAGATCGAAAAGGCAGCTGAGGAAGACGCTCTTGCCGCCGCTTCGACCAGAGACGCGCCTTCCCAGCTCTACCAGAGGCCGCAGTAG